ATGGGTGAAGATGCCGGAAGGCTGGCGGGTGGTAAGCGCACATGTGAGCTGGATGGGTGCGTAGACGGGGTGTACGTTGACAACGTGCGCTGGTGGCTTTGATGAGATTTTGCGTGAGCGATTCGCGGGTTGTTCGGTTACCGTCGACCCAATTCGGTCAATAGGCGCCACTGCGTTGAGCGACTGCTTATGTCGGGATATCAGCCATGCGCATCGTCGTGTCTTGGTCGCGACAAACCGCACGACGATGATCGCGGCGCCCGGCGCTGAAGACCAGCCGCTTAGATTTCAGGCTCTTAGCAGGTCGATTGCTTTCGTGAGGTGTATACGCATACCTTGCAAGCGCGGGGTTGAATACCCTTTGGCTGCGATATGCAGCGCTCACTCCCATGGCCCAATACACACGTTCACCGATCGCCCGAGGCCGTGAAACAGAACGATTTTCGCGGGCGCTACGAGTATCTGGTTGTGTAATGGGAAACGCCTGCCTCTCTTTTGGCGAAGCCTCGAACGAGCGCATCGGAAGCTCCTATGCGATTGGTTTCGTTATTAAACCATATGTGCTATGCTGGGCAGGTTACGCGAAGGCAGTCAGCTATGAAACGCAAAAGCTTCGAAGGAAATCTTTGTGCGATTGCCAGGGCGCTCGACTCGATCGGCGACTGGTGGTCGTTACTCATCATCCGCGACGCAACCGCCGGCATCGGCCGGTTCAGTGAGTTCCAGCGCAGTCTTGGCATCCCCAAGAATATCCTGTCAGGTCGCCTGAAGTCGATGGTCGAGCAGGGCATCATGGAAATCGTGCCCGCGTCGGATGGCAGCGCATACCAGGAATATACGCTGACCGAAAAGGGCGAAGCACTATTGCCCGTTCTCGTGGCCCTTGGCCAATGGGGCGGCGAGTATCTTTACGAGTCTAAAGAACTGGGCTCGCTTCCGCTGGACGCGAAGAAGAAGCGCCCCCTCAAGAAACTCGAACTGCGCTCGGAAGACGGCCGCCTGCTACAACCGAAGGATGTGTTGGTGTCGCGCGTGATTACGATGAACTAGATGCCGGCGATCATTGTATGACCTGAGCCTGAGCAGCACGACGAAGCCGTTGCGCAGGGCGCGCAACAGGCGCGCATCAGAAGCTCTCTTTGAATGGACGCAGATCGATTTCCTGAGTCCACGCAGTCGGATGTTGCAGATGCAGTTGCCAATACGTTTCCGCAATGGCGTCGATGTTCAGCAATCCATCCGGCCCTCGGTGTGCGACCGCATCGGGACGCAGGTTCCGACAACAGGCGTGCCATTGCCTTCGCCAAGACTCTTGACCACCCGCTCGAGCTTCTCGATCGTCCGACCGCCCACGAGGACGTGAAAACCCCCACGAGCGAAGCGGCGGGCCACTGCGGCACCTAAGCCCTCCTCCGATCCCACGCCCACCACAACTGCAGTCGGTTGCATGCTTCTCTCCTTTTACCCTCGTACGTCAACGCGCGCCCCAAACGGGGCGGTCGAACGGTAGCAATCTGTCAAACCAGGTATTACGCTGCGGTAACAGTCTGCTGGTTCATGCGGCCGATGATGTACACCATCAGCACC
The Caballeronia sp. NK8 genome window above contains:
- a CDS encoding helix-turn-helix domain-containing protein, whose translation is MKRKSFEGNLCAIARALDSIGDWWSLLIIRDATAGIGRFSEFQRSLGIPKNILSGRLKSMVEQGIMEIVPASDGSAYQEYTLTEKGEALLPVLVALGQWGGEYLYESKELGSLPLDAKKKRPLKKLELRSEDGRLLQPKDVLVSRVITMN
- a CDS encoding SDR family NAD(P)-dependent oxidoreductase, yielding MQPTAVVVGVGSEEGLGAAVARRFARGGFHVLVGGRTIEKLERVVKSLGEGNGTPVVGTCVPMRSHTEGRMDC